The genome window TCTTGAATTAACACTTAGCAGTGTCATTTGAGTTCTTGTATATACCTTCAGCTAAAGCTACCACAGCCACTTCTTTTCCTTGAATTATTAGTGAAGCTTCCCACTTGAGACATCATGATGAAGAAACAAAGCTGATGCACTGCCTTTACAAAGGCTGACATCCCACTATATTGCTCTTCCACTAAAGCTTGCTCCTTCCTGACTACTTACTAATCATGTTGTTGGCATGCTCACAAGTTTCTATTTTACTATCTTCTTGGCATGCTTTTATCTTTATGAAGGCTTCTTTTGTACTCTCTATCATAATCTATCATttactatcttcttcttcttcttcttcttctggtcgTGTGATTTCTTCTGCAGGCCATGGCTGGCCAACAGCTGGGAGGGCTGCGACTGTGCCCCAAGAACCAGCCGCAGCAGCAGGAGAGGAAGCTAGTTAGACCTCATCCAGAACAGGCCCTCAAATGCCCCCGCTGTGCCTCCACCAACActaagttctgctactacaacaactacagcctCTCCCAACCCAGATACTTCTGCAAGGGCTGCAGGAGGTATTGGACTCAGGGAGGCTCCCTTAGGAACGTTCCCGTCGGAGGTGGCTGCAGGAAGAACAAAAGATCCACCGCTTCCTCTAAGAAGGCGCAAGACACTGATCCCGTCGCCGCCGACTCCACAAACGATCATCCACTCCCCCCTCCCTTCTTTCCTCCACCACTTCTCCATGACCTCACCTTGGCCTTCGATGGCCATGGATTTCTCCCGGACCATGTACTTAACCTCGACATTTGTGGCTCTGTCGACACCGTGAACCCAAGTGGCTCGAACGACCTTTGCTATGGCCTCGGTGGTGTCGCCGGGGAAGATGGACTCGTGCGCTTTGAGGGAGGAGGACTGGGAGATGCAACAGCCAGAGCAGTGGCCGGCCGTAAGGACATGGACGAAGGGGAGACCAATGCTTCGATGGGCCTTCCATGGGCTGGTGTTGGTTCTTGGTATGGACTCATCAGtagctccaccaccaccaccaccctcgGAGACGCCTATGCTTTCTTCTGAGGCTACTGCTGCCTGTGTTCTCGGTTCCTTCATCGTATTCCGCCTTCTTTTTCCCTGCTGTTTACTACACATATTGTGGGGTGGGTGATGATGACTCCATGATTACACAGTAAGATTAGGGTTCAAACGGAGGGATGTGGTGACTGCATCAGTTTGTATGGCTGTGTCTGCACGGGGAAGCAGAAGGAGACGCTGCGAGATAGAATAATTTCGACAACGAAATCTTAGTTCAGATACGGAGGTTTTATTTATTACACATGAGATCATTTTTGGGGGTGAAACAGTCGACCTAAATAGCAGTCCCTATTAACCAATCTACTTGCCGACTGCGTCACGCATCAGTGACGTGATTTGGGAATGCACAGTGTGTGTTCCTCCAGACAATGTGTGCAGCTCCAAAGCCCAAAAGGATGTGATCTCTTACAATGTATGCAGCTCCAAAGCCCAAAATCTCATCTCTCAGAATACATATCTAGTTAAACAATCGAGACCAAAAATATATGCAATCTTATATAGACTAAAGACATATGGTAATTCCAGTATCAGCTCATTGAGCAAAAATACACAAACCGAAGCTTCATACGAGCAAACAGATATGATATCGCGCATTCTAAAGATACTGATGCAGTATGAGAAATGGTGAGGCTTGAGATGGTTTTCATGACTTGGTTTCTATTTCGATTGGGTAAAGGTTTTAGCCAGGAGGAGTTCGATTAAGATATCCAAGAAAAGATGGATAAAGAGCAAAACAGAGCAGAGAGGGCACTACAAATTAGCTGTGGCATGGGAAACTAAGAAAAACAAGCATGATATTATTGGACATGGAAAAGAAATGAACAATTTGTCATTTTTCGATCGATGTATGATATGAATGCATTAAGTAACAACAAAATGAGGTCTATGATCGTCTTAGAAGCCAAATATCTGTCGATCAGAATTCCATTCTTGCAAAAGAGTAAAACTTGAGTAAGATGGAGCATAATCTCCTTGCAAAAGAGTTCCATTCTTCTGAACCTCCATCAAAATGATATAGAAAAGAATGCAGCTCCAAAAAATGAACGAGGCCAATTAGTTATTGGCGCTTCCTAACCCTACTCGCTAACTGGTCTTAAGGTTTCAGGCAAAAGAATCAGATGCCGACATGAGTTGCACATACGAACTAACCAACCTCCAGAGCTTCAGTTAACCCAATGCCGCCGTCACCATTGCACGAGGAACACACACACACCTGACCGTTGTTTCTGAAGAAGCTCACTTGTTGCGTTTCTTTGCTTCGCTGTAAAGAATTACTCCAATTACCGTAATAGTGTAACCAAACATCCCAGTCACCGTCACAGGATTCTTGAATATTAAGATTGAGACAACCACCGCAACAGCACCTTTGGCATTTCCAAGAACCTGAAATCACCAAAAGCTAATACCGTAGTAGCATTGCAATAAAGGAACCACACAAAAGCAGAATGAT of Musa acuminata AAA Group cultivar baxijiao chromosome BXJ1-7, Cavendish_Baxijiao_AAA, whole genome shotgun sequence contains these proteins:
- the LOC135679383 gene encoding dof zinc finger protein DOF4.6-like, encoding MEVPKARSQAMAGQQLGGLRLCPKNQPQQQERKLVRPHPEQALKCPRCASTNTKFCYYNNYSLSQPRYFCKGCRRYWTQGGSLRNVPVGGGCRKNKRSTASSKKAQDTDPVAADSTNDHPLPPPFFPPPLLHDLTLAFDGHGFLPDHVLNLDICGSVDTVNPSGSNDLCYGLGGVAGEDGLVRFEGGGLGDATARAVAGRKDMDEGETNASMGLPWAGVGSWYGLISSSTTTTTLGDAYAFF